TGTCCATTGCTGGTAGAATGCTAGATAGTGAACCTATGTGTCATTGTCCCATTGATTCttaatatgtgtttttattcaaaggaATCACGTAACCAGGAGCTGAACTCATTGTTTGCACAAGTTGATGAAAGAAGGAAGGTATTACTTCGCAACGAATGCTTAATGCCGCTGTTttggtttaacttttataacaaTAGTCAGGATTCAGTGTTTTACTGCAGCCTGCAGGGAAGTTAAAGCAGCTACAAATTCAAACTGAAGgcgtttattttatattgttatttggtatttaaattgagtttttttaactatCGTTAGGATTTCGTAAGTAAGTATTTGCAGtaagtcattttttttaatgtttatacatTTCTAGACTCGTGACGTGCCTGATTTCTTGTGTGGGAAAATTAGTTTTGAAATAATGAAGGATCCCGTTATAACTCCCAGTGGAATAACTTACGATCGTCATCTGATTGAAGAACACATACAGGTAGATAAATAGTAAAGACCGGGTTCTTAAGTATTTATTACTTCATACTTTAATATtagatatttttgttgtagCAAATATGTTGAccaagtttttaacttttatggaaacaaaataaacagataTTTGTCCACTGCTGTTCTTGTTATTATTCAATTCTATGCCAGATTAGTTCCCAAAACAGCTAAGTATTACTACATaggttgttattttaaacgttttgaGGCTTTAAAAACCACATATTAATCATATACAGAATAATTTTTTGGTAGTACTTTCTACCAGAAAAGTAGAAATACTGCTGTAAGTTTATGTGaggtaaaaagaaaacataaaaagttgcTACAGCAGGAAAAGGAACTATTTCTAGTCTACGACCTGTGTCAGGGTTTTATATACTACTTTACTTAACAGAGGGTTGGACATTTTGATCCAGTGACTCGGCACAATTTGGAACTGAATCAACTCATACCGAACATTTCCATGCGTGAAGTTATTGCCAACTTTGTTGAAGAAAACGGTTGGGTTGAAGAATATTAACaacgttttgattttttcatcttatttaataaatggttccctttttttctttttttgctaTCATGATCAGTAGTCATGAATGTTGTAGTAGTACATCTTACTCTTGTCCTTTCTTGCTTTGTATGCTGTTTTGCATTTCCTATCTCACTAAACACGACTTTCATTTTGAAACGTTTGTAAACTTTATGCTTACTAAATtgagtttatttttactttaaacaatttgCAAACAAATGGTAAATACCCAATTctgatatattttgtttgtcaaAATGGACATGTTAGAAATACTAAACCAAATTCAAAAACAAGATTGTAGTTCACACCGTCAATTGTAAATCACATTATTTACGTTTTACATAAACGTTTAGAGTCTCAGATTTAAATCATGCTGCAACTAAATTATAAGTtgcattgtaaaacaaatatactaTATTAGGAGTTTGTGATAACCTTTATGTAATATTTCTGTTATTGtacaaaaactgtttttttttggggtTTTTTTTCTTGACAAACTCTACTTTGAtgagttttttgttttcactgTGAATGCTGCTGacatgatttaaaaataaactactgagtattgaaaataaatttttgagTATTATTCACTGTTGAGTGTCAAAGCAGATCAGATTTCAACGTTTTAAACAGTAATGTTAATTTTGCTATGTTATTTGGTCGTAATATATAAGCATAAATCTATTAAAATAAGGAACGTATATTTTAGAAATTGGTTAAATGTTATGTGTTTCTTAAACCAGCTAATATTCCTTTGTAAACTGACCTATGCGCCTTGAGACGTAGACAGTATTAAGCCTTTGTTCGAAAAGCGGTTGTGTCTGGCTCGTTGGTCTAGGGGTATGATTCTCGCTTTGGGTGCGAGAGGTCCCGGGTTCAAATCCCGGACGAGCccaatttttgtatttagacTTTTAGTCCATTGTACCTTTAGTTTAGCTAGTTTTCTATGAACTTATACCTTGCCTAATTCGTTTTATGTCGTTGCGTTCATCTATTTATCTCACAAACCTAATATATCGTCAACTGTTTTTGGTGTTTTACAATAAACGCGGTcctattttaataacaatgtGATTCAACTACTTTCtcctattttttattctattttttcgtttcattttggggtaaacaaagaacatccaaagaactataaaaccgtatcttcacgactcccaaagacggctgttaaatgtttagaatacgatcaggatttttagatgttatgttctaaaagtgtcccagctttcccccacactactataatGTCTTTTTTCGGCAACGTATCACGACATCTGGTATGGGAAATTTGGCGAGTTTTGGAACTTGAAAAAAACCTGGACAAAACAAGGAGTGCAAGTTATGGACAAAACCAGGACAAACACGTTgtcataaattgtttttttttattattgttgttattggccgagaaaataaaacgaaaagttgtcccatcttcccccatcttactGTATCTAATAAAAGCTTGTAGAGGCACAGCTGGACAATCTGCATTATAGGCGGCACGAATTGAGAGACCGGTAAATGTAGTTCACAACATAACATTTAGACAAGCTTTTCGCGCACATTCGACTTTACTGTTTGGGCCATTAGCTGTCTTATTGTGTATATAGTGATTCACTATCGTATTGTTTATATTCCGAGTAGGCTTACGTGTTCCTCGGATTAAACTTATAATagattttttctttcttcCCCTTTATTCACGACTGTCCTAAACAGAGTGCGTTTTTTTATGTAGACATGCAGTCGAATGTGGTTGTTACCATGCGGGGATTATATACAGAACCGAGTGAATAAGGCGTGATTAAGTAATTTCGCAAGTAAGACTCGTTCGTTTATGTCTGTCTCGTTGTTGATATGCCAGTGCGACTTCTCTGATCagtttttacagaaaaattgCAATATAGATATAGGCGTAGTTAAATTTCTTGAGAAGTAATTAAGCCTTATAGCTAGACTTTAACTATATAATTATTGCTAAAAGAGAAATACCGATATGTTCAGGTTTTATGAAAGTAATTCCATTtcggaaaaatacaaaaagtacCGACCTCATTATCCGACACAGCTTGCCACAGAGACACTGGGCGATTTGAAGGGAAAAAAATTGAACTTTCTACTGGATGTCGGTTGCGGTGGTGGCCAAACAACCAATATATTTGCCCCCTACTTTCATGAAGTGCTTGCCATTGACGTCAGCGAAAATCAACTTAAAGAAGCGAAATCTCAAAACAAGCTTGCTCACGTGACGTACAAGCAAGGGTTTGCTGAAACACTGCCCTGCGATGACGTCAGTGCCGACATCATCACAGCTGGAGCAGCATTACACTGGTTCAATCGACcaaagttttacaaataagCGGACCGTGTTCTAAAACCGGGCGGTCGGTTGATCGTATTTGAATATTggtcatttaaaatttttcctCTTAATATATCTGGAGACGCCACGGAATTGTCAGAAGTTGCGGATAAGCTGTTCAAAAACTTTGAACAACTCGAAACGAAAAATAACTCTAAATTGGAAAATATATACCGTATCAGTTCGAACAAGTACTTGAAAATATTGGATGAAATGCCGTATTCAAAAAAACGTCGATTCGATAATATTTCTATGGAACGTTTTTGGTCGTTTGACGACGTAAAAGGTTTCATTCAATCGGTTGatatttatgatatttatatgaaaCGCAAAGAAAATGAACTACATCTTTCGTACGAAGAACGTAAAACTAAACTACTCGAATTGGACCCTTCAGAAGAATTCGTTAGATTACTAAAGAAAAGTTGGGGGTGTACAGAACTGGAAAACTCAGACGTCAAAATGAAAGTCGTTTTTGACTTGTTCGGAGTAATCGGGGAGAAATAGTCGATCTGTACATCTATTTTCAGGGTACATACGATAAGCTAGACATCGGACGTTTTTGTTCGTTTAACTcactattttttgtatatattactAACCATAttcttatagtagggtgggggaagatgggacactttttcatttaatttttccgtttaatttggcagtaaacaaagaacattcaaagaagtataaaaccgtatctttacgactcccatagacgtgtggtcaattgtttaaaacacaatcaggataattggatattatgggctaaaagtgtcccgtcttcccccaccctactatatttacagTGTATTTTGCAACTTTTGGCGGTACTTTGAATGTGTTTCTTTGCAATTATCTTCTATTATATTCGTATATACCAGAGGTCGAATGAAAATGTTTCATGTATGACAAttacagttttaacaaaatccaactatgaaaatgtaatgattttattaaaaacgcGTGCACAAAACGACAGAACAACAACGTGCTTCAGGTTTTACAACAGAAATTCCAAAAACGAAAATTGTTTGCGAGGGTTTTCAGTGTCTAATTTTGCAGTTACAATGTCAGCGGGGTTCAGTGGTAATCAGTCGGAACGGTCATCAGGAGTCGGAACCCGCACGCGTCGTGGGCAGCGACCTATCAGAAAACTGCGACAACAGTTCGACTCTTCTTCGTCAACCACAGGGAAAAGTCGAGCAGCAGAGTAATAAGTCGTAACGTGTTTatctaaaaagaaaaaaagttaaattgtaGCTTATACTTTGCTTGTATGGTCCATTTAGTTGAAATTAGCAATCAATGAAAAAACTCATccctgttataaaaaaattacataacgTCATCACTATTGTGAATATAGGCAGCGGAGGGTTCACTATGGGCATTATTACGTCAGGATTATCggaaatctttttttacaaaaatagatttgattacgtcataacgaAAATGGATTACGTCAGAAATTAAGCTGATTTGTTTGTCCTTTTATGACGTGTTAAACAAGTGAcgttatttttagttttcaatGTTACCTGTTTGCTGCAAAAGTGGCGAATAATGTAACATATAGTAcaggggggagatgggactcTTAAGCGCATActgcccaatatttccaaatttaaaatacatgctggtttgtgggtgataccacgaattaggaATTAGTAGTATCATTCCTTTAtcaattgacaacaattcaaaaagtATAATATCTCTCACGAGGAGTTATTCAGCAATTCTCACAACAAGTTAAATGTGTTAAATTCCAAAAAGACAGGGTAAGACAGGACAGTTTAAACTCATTGTTAATTTTCATTACTAAGTGCATTTATTAATAGGAATGCACGTAAATATCACGAAATAAAACTGTACGCTTTAAAAAGCAAggttaaacattcttttccttgccctagtgctatagttttaacatgttacctacaaAATTATTGTATGAAATTGGTTTTAATGAGTATCTTTCAAATGCATATGCACTttttataacagaaaattgataataaaattaataaagtttacatgtttgctacaaattgggtattactacacTGTTTTTCGCCCGAGCCACTTCTCTTAAATTATCTCGAAGTGCAAAAtgactaaattttaaatatattttccatatattatcttgttatttAATCAGTAtgcttatattatatttgaataaccccttgggtataaattattgaattaaagtAAACCTGTCAGAGTGGGCTAtggcaataaaaacctaaaaaactacaatgtgggggaagatgggataccaaggtgaaatatatttacattaacagTGTTcggcaacttgtagttaacctataAAAGTCATGGTGACTCCTGCCTActttcctcatgtttataactcttttttttcacaaaaccaAAACTAGTTATATAAGACAAAATCAGACTGATCGAAATATTCAAgggtgtttttataaagctatgaaactagtttaatcatTCACACTCGCAAACTATAAAATTTCATTGGCTTACTATGATTTTGCCACCGTTTAAACTTAGCACCtaactatttcgcatttttttacctgtttaaaatattctttttataaagttgtgataatactgtcaaataattctgtaacattattttccttattattattattattagtagTGTCCgtgaaaattaagtttaaaaaaagctcATCGGataaattgtcccatcttcccccatcctactatatgttaacaCCTATACCTATATGCCTTCATCAAACATTGATAAAAAATGACCTAGAACGCAGCATCTaagaaaaacatattaaaaacaaaaacttttatttaatactttCGAACACGAAGgcaaattaacaatttttagaggaaaaaaagtaaacaaaatattagcaaaacttaacttaaatttttaaccaGCACAGTGAGttggaaaagtttaaaatacattttattaaaccgAGTCAGTGGTGGAATTTATTTGATGTCACAAAGCAGAGCGACACCACGCATGGTCCAGTGTGATGGTTTCTGGTTGGTTTTCAACCATAATGGTGTTATGTAGGTTAGATCTGTGCGACATGGTTTCTTATACACAGGGCAAACATAAAGAGAGGGATCTTTTGGTGCTGTGGAATTAATGGCAAACACATGAACCACTGGAAGAGGAACAAAGAGAACTTTAGGTTGAGATTCTATGAGTCTTGAGTTCCTTCTATCCCATGCAGCACCATCCAGGAATAAACCGTGCACATAAACTCCCTCctggaaaaaaagaaaaaaatatttttatctataTTGGGGTTCGGGAAGACATGGCACTtttaggacataatatccaaatatcctgatcgtgttttaaacaattaacaatggcctattgaagtcgtaagaatacggttttataattctttgaattttctttgtttactagcaaataagattagaaaataaaataaaacggttcccatcttcccccaccctac
The DNA window shown above is from Ciona intestinalis chromosome 3, KH, whole genome shotgun sequence and carries:
- the LOC101243335 gene encoding putative methyltransferase DDB_G0268948, with translation MFRFYESNSISEKYKKYRPHYPTQLATETLGDLKGKKLNFLLDVGCGGGQTTNIFAPYFHEVLAIDVSENQLKEAKSQNKLAHVTYKQGFAETLPCDDVSADIITAGAALHWFNRPKFYK